From a region of the Gossypium raimondii isolate GPD5lz chromosome 10, ASM2569854v1, whole genome shotgun sequence genome:
- the LOC128033684 gene encoding protein NDR1-like produces MCETKSFYLWLLQVIGLLGILALCLWLAMRPKSPNYTIVNFSIPGANTSNESDHGSIQYELDIENPNQDSGIYYDDIFLMFYHGEDKVGSKTIPSFYQGKDKTRQVIDQVDVETRFWTVLRKAIMNATAELRVDLSTKIRYNTWGIKSKQHGINREGKIPIGKDGKISNKKKKVKLRHASKKWKQRSTRFLLST; encoded by the coding sequence ATGTGTGAAACCAAAAGCTTCTACTTGTGGCTTCTCCAAGTCATTGGCTTGTTAGGCATTCTTGCTCTTTGTCTATGGCTAGCCATGCGTCCTAAAAGCCCCAACTACACCATCGTCAACTTTTCAATCCCGGGGGCAAATACAAGCAACGAATCCGATCACGGTTCCATACAATACGAACTCGATATCGAAAACCCAAACCAAGATTCCGGTATATACTACGATGATATCTTCCTTATGTTCTATCATGGGGAAGATAAAGTTGGGAGCAAAACTATACCTTCGTTTTATCAAGGGAAGGATAAAACTCGTCAAGTGATTGATCAAGTGGATGTTGAGACCCGTTTTTGGACTGTTCTTCGTAAAGCAATAATGAATGCAACGGCTGAATTAAGGGTTGATTTGTCGACAAAGATTAGGTACAATACGTGGGGCATAAAGAGTAAGCAACATGGGATCAATAGGGAAGGGAAGATACCTATTGGTAAAGATGGTAAGATATcgaacaagaagaagaaggttAAGCTTCGACATGCAtcaaaaaaatggaaacaaCGAAGTACTCGGTTTCTCTTAAGTACTTGA
- the LOC128033685 gene encoding protein NDR1-like — translation MCETKNLCLWLVQLVYMLGLLGFCLWLAVHPRSPDYTIIKFSVPLTNHNNGSSHGRIEYELDIKNPNRDSCILYDDTFLTFYYGEDKVGNKTIPCFYQGKNREKSEIHRLSDQMDVETRLWTDLRKAIMNASAELRVDLSTKIVYYTWGIKSKQHGINREGKIRIGKDGMLLNNKEVKLRHASKKWKL, via the coding sequence ATGTGTGAAACCAAAAACCTCTGCTTGTGGCTTGTCCAACTTGTTTACATGTTAGGCCTTCTTGGTTTTTGTCTATGGCTAGCCGTACATCCTAGAAGCCCCGATTACACTATCATCAAATTTTCAGTCCCGTTGACGAATCACAACAACGGGTCTAGTCATGGAAGAATAGAGTACGAGCTCGATATCAAAAATCCGAACAGAGACTCTTGTATCTTGTACGACGATACCTTCCTCACGTTCTATTATGGAGAAGATAAAGTGGGGAACAAAACTATCCCTTGCTTTTACCAAGGGAAAAACCGAGAGAAGAGTGAAATTCATCGATTGAGTGATCAAATGGATGTTGAGACTCGTCTTTGGACCGATCTTCGTAAAGCAATAATGAATGCATCAGCTGAATTAAGGGTTGATTTGTCGACAAAGATCGTGTACTATACGTGGGGCATAAAGAGTAAGCAACATGGGATTAATAGGGAAGGGAAGATACGTATTGGTAAAGATGGGATGCTATTGAACAATAAGGAGGTTAAACTTCGACATGcatcaaaaaaatggaaattatgA
- the LOC105777246 gene encoding LOW QUALITY PROTEIN: cysteine-rich receptor-like protein kinase 15 (The sequence of the model RefSeq protein was modified relative to this genomic sequence to represent the inferred CDS: inserted 1 base in 1 codon) has translation MDNSAFSAMLLLIMFVFSIKVSSNPLYTFCSDNTGNYTSNSTFENNLKWVLDSLPSNTSGTGFYSTLIGEGVDRVYARALCRGDVNATLCRNCVKNASRDVLSDCKTLEGIVWYDDCQVQYSFQNSSLMVYTGKYPDSNNKEKNISNPGRFDDALTFLMNNVSNDAAYDSELMFKTGEVKVNKKETLYGLVQCTRDIVGDTCRSCLDSALKDLNGCCRSRTGGSVLSRNCNVRFQIYKFYNVMNSPLIYAESKTGSKWSFGMIIAVVCAAVLVVALVAVSSFVYTRSKKRKQKDEERSQTILLYELASPKEVIITQEGELVTAQEFPFLDLATIRVATDDFSDSNKLGQGGFGTVYKGVLPNGKEVAIKRLSRKSWQGLEELKNEVILIAKLQHRNLVRLLGCGIEGDEKLLLYELMPNKSLDFFIFDPEKRSQIDWKTWFDIITGISRGLLYLHEDSRLKIIHRDLKPSNVLLDQDMVAKISDFGMARIFCENQNAGNTKRVVGTYGYMAPEYAMEGLFSVKSDVFSFGVIMLEILSGKKNSGFYQTKLAQTLLAYAWGLWKEGKELELMDPCLLESCSIPEIRRCMHVGLLCVQEDPTDRPTMSDVVVVLGSDTITLSPPKRPAFSVXKNDYELSVFSNRSVDKPDDNV, from the exons atggacaaTTCTGCATTTTCAGCTATGCTTTTGTTGATCATGTTCGTTTTCTCCATTAAAGTTTCTTCAAATCCTCTTTATACTTTTTGTTCAGACAATACAGGCAATTACACAAGTAACAGCACATTCGAGAACAACCTTAAATGGGTACTAGACTCATTACCATCCAATACTTCGGGTACAGGTTTCTATAGTACCTTGATCGGAGAAGGCGTCGATCGCGTCTACGCGCGAGCGCTTTGCCGGGGAGACGTGAACGCTACGTTATGTCGAAATTGCGTTAAAAACGCTAGCCGAGACGTCCTTTCCGATTGCAAGACATTAGAAGGAATCGTATGGTATGATGATTGTCAAGTTCAGTACTCATTTCAAAACAGTTCGTTGATGGTATATACCGGAAAATACCCAGATTCGAACAACAAAGAGAAAAACATATCGAATCCCGGTCGGTTTGATGATGCATTGACGTTTTTAATGAACAATGTATCGAACGATGCAGCGTATGATTCCGAGTTGATGTTCAAAACCGGCGAAGTGAAGGTTAATAAGAAGGAAACATTATATGGGTTAGTTCAATGTACAAGGGACATTGTTGGTGATACATGTCGTAGCTGTTTAGATTCAGCACTTAAAGATCTTAATGGCTGTTGCCGGTCTCGGACAGGGGGAAGTGTTCTTAGTAGGAACTGTAACGTGAGGttccaaatatataaattttataatgtcatGAATTCTCCATTAATATACGCTGAATCCAAAACAG GGTCTAAATGGAGCTTTGGGATGATTATCGCAGTCGTATGTGCCGCCGTACTGGTTGTTGCGCTTGTCGCTGTTTCGAGTTTCGTATACACCCGATCGAAGAAACGGAAACAAAAGG ATGAGGAAAGAAGCCAGACAATATTGCTATATGAATTGGCAAGTCCCAAAGAAGTGATCATAACACAAGAAGGCGAATTGGTGACTGCTCAAGAATTTCCTTTCCTTGATTTAGCTACAATAAGGGTAGCTACGGATGATTTTTCGGATTCAAACAAGCTCGGACAAGGCGGATTCGGTACGGTTTATAAG GGTGTGTTACCAAATGGGAAGGAAGTGGCAATTAAAAGGTTATCAAGGAAATCATGGCAAGGCTTGGAAGAATTGAAGAATGAAGTTATTTTGATTGCAAAGCTTCAACATAGAAACCTTGTAAGGCTATTGGGATGTGGGATTGAAGGTGATGAAAAGTTGCTTTTATACGAGCTTATGCCTAACAAAAGCCTTGATTTCTTCATCTTTG aTCCTGAGAAACGCTCACAAATTGATTGGAAAACATGGTTCGACATCATTACTGGAATTTCCAGAGGACTTCTTTATCTTCACGAAGATTCTCGGCTTAAAATCATTCACAGAGATTTAAAACCCAGCAATGTGTTGTTGGATCAAGACATGGTTGCCAAAATATCAGATTTTGGGATGGCAAGGATCTTTTGTGAAAACCAGAACGCAGGCAACACTAAAAGAGTTGTGGGAACATA TGGATATATGGCTCCGGAGTATGCAATGGAAGGATTATTCTCGGTGAAATCCGATGTTTTTAGCTTCGGCGTGATAATGCTAGAGATCCTTTCCGGGAAAAAAAACAGCGGTTTCTACCAAACCAAACTTGCCCAAACACTGCTTGCATAT GCTTGGGGGTTATGGAAAGAAGGTAAAGAATTGGAATTAATGGACCCTTGTTTACTGGAATCATGCTCGATACCCGAAATAAGGAGGTGCATGCATGTCGGGCTTCTATGCGTGCAGGAAGATCCGACAGATAGACCAACCATGTCCGATGTAGTAGTTGTCTTAGGAAGTGACACGATTACGCTTAGCCCACCCAAAAGACCTGCATTTTCGG GGAAGAATGATTACGAACTATCAGTCTTCAGTAATAGATCCGTCGATAAACCAGATGACAATGTCTAA